The genomic interval AGTTCGGCGCGTTCCAGCCGGGCGCGGCCAACGCCATGGGCTACGACGACCTGAAGGTGATCGAGGCGTACCGCTTCCTGCGGTCGGTCGCCGAGGGCGTCCCGTACGGCGCCACCCTCGCGGACGCGGTGCACAGCGCCACGGTGCTGGACGCGATGGTGCGGTCGGCGGAGGACGGGGTGTGGGTGGACGTGCCCGGGTGACACGCCCGGCGGCCCCGGCCCTGGCGCTCACCCCGCCGCCCGTGCGTCCTCCTTGCGCCCCAGCCACACCTTGACCGGCACCAGGACCAGCCACCACCACATGGCGGCGGGCCCCACCAGCAGGGCCAGCGGAATGGACACCACGAACACCGCCACGGTGGCGCCCAGGTCGAGGGCGTAGAGGAACTCGTCGCGGACGGGTCCGGCGTCGCCGCGCAGCCAGGGCCGGCGGCTGATGACGGCGGCGAGGGCGAGATGGACGGCGCCGAGGGAGGCCACCGCCGCCGAGTAGATGACGACGGAGGCGCGTTCGTCGCCGTACTCGGAGACCAGGGCGGTGGGGAACGGCAGCAGCGCGGCGAGGCCCAGACCGAGGACGGTCAGCCAGATCACGTCGGCGTCCACCTGCCGCACCGGGCGGAAGAGGGCCCGGTGGTCGCGCCAGAAGCCGGCCAGCACGGCGAGGGTGATCGCGTAGGCGCCCAGGTTGGGCAGGAGGTCGCCGAGCGCCTCGTGGAACCCCTCGGAGTC from Streptomyces sp. DH-12 carries:
- a CDS encoding TMEM175 family protein gives rise to the protein MALSDGVFAIAITLLVLDLRVPQGLDSEGFHEALGDLLPNLGAYAITLAVLAGFWRDHRALFRPVRQVDADVIWLTVLGLGLAALLPFPTALVSEYGDERASVVIYSAAVASLGAVHLALAAVISRRPWLRGDAGPVRDEFLYALDLGATVAVFVVSIPLALLVGPAAMWWWLVLVPVKVWLGRKEDARAAG